A region of bacterium DNA encodes the following proteins:
- a CDS encoding PAS domain S-box protein: MSSLREKTLDLVLHNRAKLQAQECWESLDCSKVLCPAHGKKGVTCWLIPETHCTNYIVEDFLQKLSTCLTCPFFRSKGETDPWGWHHFVAEQVRRYNFKALEQIYQKEESFVEILNRIPDGLFTTDREWRITYFNPAAEKITGFTAFDAVGMYCKDVFKNTICESDCALKRAVAQGQDIHNREYVITNIQGEKVPIMCSTSVFRDKEGRITGGIEIFKDMSEFKRLQEEVVRRERKYRRIFEGSHDMIYTTNLSGRILDVNQAGVQMLGYHSKEEMLRVGSARRLYRRPRDRDRFVQLMEAEGYVKDFGVDFKKKDGTPIHVLISSRRYEDPETGEVQFEGIIKDITHRKQVEDALRERNRELSIIATIAFALNLTMDMDHVLKIILSNVLKLLKLKRGAIFLIDWSKKTAKPHAVFGLPSQQPVPSEALIFKDELLKKALLEDKNSLTPSPSFPPFKVSYGAESGERLPWLTCYLITSKGTALGFIGLDVPESRVLSPHEVTLLSYLCNFLGGALENSQLMETIRRHRQELRRLTERLFQTQEEERRRIARELHDEAGQALTAVKLSLDSLEQALGKEDGLIRERMEEIRYMLTRTTSEIRRLSYRLHPTLLSDLGLEPALELYLKEMAKRSKLEIEFKMVGFDRRLPPEMETVLYRFSQEALTNTIKHARAARFRLSIIKSYPKIIFQAEDDGCGFDGKISGTNKKNLGLLGMRERASLLGGVFHLRTTPGLGTRIRIEIPYEESHGSRRADQDPLGG, from the coding sequence GTGAGTTCATTGCGAGAAAAAACCCTGGACTTGGTCCTCCATAACAGGGCCAAACTTCAAGCCCAGGAGTGTTGGGAGTCCTTGGACTGCTCCAAGGTGCTTTGCCCAGCCCATGGAAAAAAAGGAGTCACCTGCTGGCTTATCCCTGAGACCCATTGTACAAACTACATTGTGGAGGATTTCCTCCAGAAGCTTTCCACCTGCCTGACCTGCCCTTTTTTCAGAAGCAAGGGAGAGACCGACCCCTGGGGGTGGCACCACTTTGTTGCTGAGCAGGTACGGCGTTACAACTTCAAGGCCCTGGAACAGATCTATCAAAAAGAAGAGAGCTTCGTAGAGATCCTAAATAGAATCCCTGACGGGCTTTTCACCACTGACCGAGAGTGGCGGATCACCTATTTCAACCCTGCTGCCGAAAAAATCACCGGTTTCACCGCTTTCGATGCTGTGGGGATGTATTGCAAGGATGTTTTCAAAAACACCATCTGCGAGTCCGACTGCGCCCTCAAAAGAGCGGTCGCCCAGGGCCAGGATATTCATAACAGGGAATATGTGATAACCAACATCCAGGGTGAAAAGGTCCCCATCATGTGCTCCACTTCTGTTTTCAGGGATAAAGAGGGAAGAATCACCGGAGGCATAGAGATCTTCAAAGATATGAGCGAATTCAAGAGGTTGCAGGAGGAGGTGGTAAGAAGAGAGAGGAAATACAGGAGGATCTTTGAGGGAAGCCACGACATGATCTACACCACCAACCTAAGCGGTCGAATCCTGGATGTGAATCAGGCTGGAGTCCAGATGTTGGGTTACCACAGCAAGGAGGAGATGCTTCGCGTGGGCTCGGCCAGGAGGCTTTACAGAAGACCCAGGGATCGGGACAGGTTCGTGCAGCTAATGGAAGCTGAAGGGTATGTGAAGGATTTCGGAGTAGATTTCAAGAAAAAGGACGGAACTCCCATCCACGTGCTCATATCCAGTCGCAGGTACGAGGACCCTGAAACCGGTGAAGTCCAGTTCGAAGGGATCATCAAGGACATTACCCACCGCAAGCAGGTGGAGGATGCCCTGAGGGAAAGGAACAGGGAGCTGTCCATCATAGCCACCATTGCCTTTGCGCTGAACCTTACCATGGACATGGATCATGTGTTGAAGATCATTTTGTCCAATGTTCTGAAGCTTCTGAAATTAAAAAGAGGGGCCATCTTTCTCATAGACTGGTCCAAGAAGACAGCTAAACCCCATGCTGTCTTCGGGCTGCCATCCCAGCAGCCTGTCCCTTCGGAAGCTTTGATCTTCAAGGATGAGTTGCTCAAGAAAGCCCTCCTGGAGGACAAGAATTCCTTGACCCCCAGCCCCAGCTTTCCTCCCTTCAAGGTGAGCTACGGTGCAGAGAGTGGAGAGAGACTGCCTTGGTTGACCTGCTACCTGATAACCTCCAAAGGAACTGCCCTGGGCTTTATAGGCTTGGATGTCCCAGAATCCAGAGTTCTGAGTCCTCACGAAGTGACTCTCTTGAGCTATCTTTGCAATTTCCTTGGGGGGGCTTTGGAAAACAGTCAGCTTATGGAAACCATCCGAAGACACCGTCAGGAGCTACGCAGGCTGACCGAAAGGCTTTTTCAGACTCAGGAAGAGGAGCGTAGGCGCATAGCAAGGGAGCTTCATGACGAAGCAGGTCAGGCCCTCACCGCAGTGAAACTTAGCCTGGACAGCCTGGAGCAAGCCCTCGGCAAAGAAGACGGCCTCATCAGGGAGAGGATGGAGGAGATCCGTTACATGCTCACCCGCACGACATCAGAGATCAGGAGGCTTTCCTACCGCCTTCATCCCACGCTTCTGAGCGACCTGGGCTTAGAGCCTGCCTTGGAGCTGTATTTGAAAGAAATGGCCAAACGTTCCAAACTGGAAATAGAGTTCAAGATGGTGGGCTTTGACCGCAGATTGCCGCCTGAGATGGAAACTGTTCTGTACAGATTCAGCCAGGAGGCCTTGACCAACACCATCAAACACGCCAGGGCTGCTCGATTTCGTCTGTCTATCATCAAGAGCTACCCCAAGATCATTTTTCAGGCCGAAGACGATGGCTGCGGTTTTGACGGAAAGATCTCAGGAACTAACAAGAAGAACCTGGGTTTGTTGGGGATGAGGGAGAGGGCTTCTCTTCTGGGTGGAGTCTTTCATCTCAGAACAACTCCAGGGCTTGGCACCCGTATACGCATAGAGATTCCTTACGAGGAGAGCCATGGGAGCAGGAGAGCCGATCAGGATCCTCTTGGCGGATGA